One genomic window of Lytechinus variegatus isolate NC3 chromosome 1, Lvar_3.0, whole genome shotgun sequence includes the following:
- the LOC121405797 gene encoding uncharacterized protein LOC121405797 — protein MPKVKAKKITTAGARKGDDTPKRRPGRPRGPRATSTPASVDLGLGGGNNGPGRSGELNPSQSQVVDVDEKSGRPRSKVSDKMAELDLDLVGREGQAPVGRSIAWHEIVAQESDTGSSGQAQPAVSVPARSAGVAEDLGLDLVEVGVERSEPQAPRLSAVLGAPEPFISACDPLGVEVAISLKEKIWASEYIDLGVLLKHNNARDEFGALSVGDTTLSLCQSGSGLGLQLQPQSKAKKIMSVEQWTSVFLVFASIYAEKHIERSRELMKYMDLIRHAARAFAGYGWRDYDTQFRSKQARLPGRSWASVDAELWLMLVASNG, from the coding sequence ATGCCAAAGGTTAAGGCCAAGAAAATAACGACCGCAGGTGCGAGGAAGGGAGATGACACACCGAAGAGGAGGCCGGGTCGGCCGAGAGGTCCACGGGCGACGTCAACCCCCGCAAGTGTGGATCTGGGGCTGGGAGGCGGCAACAACGGGCCAGGAAGGAGCGGTGAGTTAAATCCCTCTCAGTCTCAAGTtgtcgatgttgatgaaaaaagtggtaggcctaggtctaaagttagtgataaaatggcagagctagatctagatctagtgggGCGGGAAGGCCAGGCGCCCGTGGGCAGATCTATTGCTTGGCATGAGATAGTAGCTCAGGAGTCGGATACCGGTAGCTCGGGGCAGGCTCAGCCAGCAGTTTCAGTGCCGGCGCGGTCGGCAGGGGTAGccgaagatctaggcctagatctagtggaggtcggtgttgagagatctgagccccaggcgcctaggctttctgccgtgttgggggcaccggaaccatttattagcgcatgcgacccactaggtgtggaagtggctatctcactgaaggaaaaaatttgggcaagtgaatatatagatttgggagtgctccttaagcataataatgcacgtgatgagtttggggccttgagtgtaggtgacaccactttgagtttgtgtcaatcgggatctggtcttggtttgcaacttcaacctcaatcaaaggctaagaaaatcatgtcggtagagcagtggacttcggtgtttctagtatttgcctcaatttacgctgagaagcacattgaaaggagcagggagctcatgaaatatatggatttgataaggcatgcagcccgtgcgtttgcaggttatggctggcgtgactatgacactcagtttaggagcaagcaggcgcgtttacccgggcgatcctgggcgagcgtcgacgccgagttgtggttgatgctggtggcctctaatggt